Proteins found in one Pyrus communis chromosome 15, drPyrComm1.1, whole genome shotgun sequence genomic segment:
- the LOC137718123 gene encoding disease resistance protein RUN1-like: MDARAAVAASSSSPKQWKHDVFLSFRGEDTRKTFTDNLYWTLKDNKVNVFIDENELRRGENITDELVEAIKRSRIAVVVFSKRYADSRWCLEELEKIVECRATMGQTVLPIFYDVDPSEVRHQTGSFATAFEKHEECFDGDTVQRWRSAFTLAANLAGGNLRNTDGYEGKFIRKVVDDITRKLKSLNNTYPDVPTNQIGIDSRVQLISNEIDVGGSNNVRIIGILGMVGTGKTTVAKAIFHRVHQMFEGSCFLSKVREGDMVKLQNKLLSDILKPANVEVSSVDQGTKEIERRLGLMRVLVIIDDVDCVKQLHELAINRDTFGPGSRIIIITRDEHLLKILEVDKTCTAQIMNKEEALKLFCCHAFTESYPADEEYLELSSKVVDYCGGLPLALEVLGSYLCTKLKSEWRSVLRKLKRHPHMPIHEKLKISYDGLIDDDVRDIFLDISCFFIGMNKEHVMAILDGCNFDPEIGIGELRDRGLVTVDERNNLVMHDLLRDMGRQIVRAKSPNILGKRCRLWDQEDVKDVLGSKSGTEFVEGLVLDLQEPDKANFSTEAFKEMQRLRLLKLKGVKFKGNCEHISKKLRWLCWPEFPQRVIPNDFTKYLVDVDLSHSKIQVWNDSNMRLEKLKFLNLGYCHHLKRSPNFSKLPNLEKLLLNDCQSFSEVHPSIVQLKNLKYLSLANCNLRDDALPKDLGGLSSLDVLDIRGNCFYGLPNLSGLSKLQTLQLNNCTNLRVIPDLPKKLEILEADECIALEKMPDFSDLSSMRELHLNHSPKLTEIPGLDKLSKIMTRIHMEGCTNLTAACKEIILQLPSLSLPPSPLFAHKYNNSNKALSTKGSRLYES; this comes from the exons ATGGATGCAAGGGCGGCCGTCGcagcctcctcctcctccccaaAACAATGGAAGCACGACGTGTTCTTGAGCTTCAGAGGTGAAGACACGCGCAAGACCTTCACCGACAACCTCTACTGGACATTAAAAGACAACAAGGTCAACGTCTTCATCGACGAGAACGAACTACGACGAGGGGAAAATATAACAGACGAGCTAGTGGAAGCGATCAAACGGTCCAGGATCGCCGTCGTTGTCTTCTCGAAGCGGTACGCGGATTCGAGATGGTGTCTTGAGGAGCTGGAGAAGATCGTGGAATGTAGAGCAACAATGGGTCAAACTGTTTTGCCTATTTTCTACGATGTTGATCCTTCCGAAGTTAGGCATCAGACTGGTAGTTTTGCCACGGCATTTGAGAAGCATGAAGAGTGCTTCGATGGCGATACGGTGCAGAGGTGGAGATCGGCTTTCACTCTAGCTGCAAATTTGGCTGGTGGGAATCTTAGAAACACTGATGG GTACGAAGGAAAGTTTATAAGGAAAGTTGTCGACGACATCACTCGAAAACTGAAGTCGCTGAACAACACATATCCAGATGTACCCACGAATCAAATTGGAATAGATTCTCGCGTGCAACTTATCAGTAACGAGATAGATGTCGGAGGATCAAATAATGTTCGCATTATTGGAATTTTGGGTATGGTTGGGACGGGCAAGACAACGGTTGCAAAAGCCATTTTCCACAGAGTTCATCAAATGTTTGAAGGTAGCTGTTTCCTTTCAAAAGTGAGGGAAGGGGATATGGTTAAATTGCAAAACAAGCTTCTTAGTGATATCTTGAAACCAGCTAATGTAGAGGTAAGTAGTGTCGATCAGGGGACTAAGGAGATAGAAAGAAGACTTGGCCTCATGAGGGTGCTTGTCATAATTGATGACGTAGATTGTGTGAAACAATTACATGAGTTGGCTATAAATCGTGACACGTTTGGTCCAGGGAGTAGAATTATTATAATAACAAGAGATGAACACTTGCTAAAGATACTTGAAGTGGATAAGACATGTACCGCACAAATAATGAATAAAGAAGAAGCTCTTAAGCTCTTTTGTTGCCATGCCTTTACGGAGAGTTATCCTGCTGATGAAGAATATCTTGAACTGTCGAGCAAAGTTGTCGATTACTGCGGAGGTTTGCCACTAGCACTTGAAGTATTAGGTTCTTATTTATGTACGAAACTCAAAAGTGAATGGAGAAGTGTATTGCGTAAATTGAAAAGACATCCTCATATGCCAATTCATGAAAAGCTTAAAATAAGCTACGATGGGCTAATTGATGATGATGTGAGGGATATATTCCTTGATATATCTTGTTTCTTTATTGGAATGAACAAGGAACATGTCATGGCAATATTGGATGGCTGTAACTTTGATCCAGAAATAGGAATCGGAGAACTCCGTGATCGAGGCCTTGTAACTGTTGATGAAAGAAACAACCTGGTAATGCATGATTTGCTTCGAGATATGGGCAGACAAATCGTACGTGCAAAATCCCCTAACATCCTTGGAAAACGTTGTAGATTGTGGGATCAAGAAGATGTAAAAGACGTATTGGGGAGCAAATCT ggAACAGAGTTCGTTGAAGGACTCGTGTTAGATTTGCAAGAACCTGACAAGGCTAACTTCAGTACAGAAGCATTTAAAGAGATGCAGAGACTCAGGTTGCTCAAACTCAAAGGAGTAAAGTTCAAAGGAAACTGCGAACATATTTCCAAAAAGTTAAGATGGTTGTGCTGGCCTGAGTTTCCTCAAAGGGTCATACCAAATGATTTTACTAAATACCTAGTTGATGTCGACCTGAGTCATAGCAAAATACAAGTTTGGAATGATTCCAACATG CGGCTTGAGAAGTTGaagtttcttaatcttgggtATTGCCATCACCTGAAAAGATCACCAAACTTTTCAAAACTCCCAAATCTCGAGAAACTGTTACTTAATGACTGCCAGAGTTTTTCCGAGGTTCACCCTTCCATAGTACAACTGAAGAACCTTAAGTATTTATCCCTTGCGAACTGCAATCTAAGAGATGATGCACTTCCTAAGGATCTTGGGGGTCTATCTTCTTTAGACGTTTTAGACATAAGAGGCAATTGTTTTTATGGGCTACCTAACCTCAGCGGCCTTTCCAAGCTTCAAACTTTACAATTGAATAATTGTACAAACCTTCGGGTGATCCCagatttaccaaaaaaattggAAATCCTGGAGGCAGATGAGTGCATTGCGTTGGAAAAAATGCCAGATTTTTCAGATCTGTCGAGTATGAGGGAATTGCATCTGAATCACTCCCCCAAACTCACTGAGATTCCGGGCTTGGATAAGTTGTCAAAGATCATGACAAGGATTCATATGGAAGGGTGCACCAATCTCACTGCTGCTTGTAAGGAAATAATCCTGCAGCtcccgtctctctctctccctccctctccttTATTTGCACATAAATACAACAACagcaacaaagccttatccactAAGGGgagtcggctgtatgaatcctag